The Aquincola tertiaricarbonis genomic sequence CTGCCACGTTTCGCTGACGATCTTGCCTTCGCGGTAGGTCAGCACGTAACGCACCTTGATCGGCTGCTTGCCTTCGAAGACGACGTTGGCGGAGACCGTCGAGCCCTTGGGGTTGGCCGATTCTTCGATGGAGCCGATGGTGAGCTTCAGCGGGCCGACGGCCTTGCCGAACTTTTCCCAGGTGCCGCGGATGGCGTCGGTGGTGGCGTAGGTGCCGTCCAGCGGGCCGCCGACCCAGTTCAGCTGGGCCTGGTCGGCGTAGGCGCGCATCACGATCTGGGTGTCGCCCGAAGCGATGGCCTGGAAGTGCGTGCGGGCGTCGTCGGAAGGGGCGGCGAAGGCGCTGCCAGCGGCAAGCGTCAGGGCGGTGGCGGCAAAGGCGAATGTCTTGAACATGGAGGGCTCCGTTGAAGGCTTGATGTGAAGTGAGGGGTGGTCGGTGGTGGATGAAGGGTCCATGAGGTCCCGACACAAGGGCAGACGGCGCCGGCAGGCGGTCTATTCCGGTCCACGCAAAAACTTTTTCTGTCACGCCATCGGCAGTTGACCCGCCCGACACGCTCCACCAATTGCTCCGATGAAGCGAACCCTGACCTTCCTGCTGCTGGCCAGCTTGTTCACCGCCGCGACCGGTGCGCTGGCGCAAGGCATCACCGACCCCATTGGCGACCTACTGCCCACGTACATCGGTCCGCAGAACGGCGACGTGGATGTGGCGAGCGCGTTCGCCGGCTACGACCCGGCCAGCGACACCTTCAGCTTCTCGGGCACCTTTGCCGACGCCCTCGGCACCACGGCGGGCGCCTTCTACTTGCGGGGCCTGGACCGCGGTGTCGGCACCGAAGGTTTCGTGAGCGGCAGCCCATCGGGCGGCCAGCGCATGAAGTTCGACGCCGCCGTGTTCCTGCGGCCCGACGGCATGGCTCGCGTGATCACCTTCGTGGGGTCGGTGGGCACGGGCGTCGAACTGGGGGCTGGTACCGGCACTATCGCCGGCGGCTGCGCGCCTCAGGGCGCCAGCCGCTGACCGTCTTGCG encodes the following:
- a CDS encoding nuclear transport factor 2 family protein, which produces MFKTFAFAATALTLAAGSAFAAPSDDARTHFQAIASGDTQIVMRAYADQAQLNWVGGPLDGTYATTDAIRGTWEKFGKAVGPLKLTIGSIEESANPKGSTVSANVVFEGKQPIKVRYVLTYREGKIVSETWQIDPKLNVALAATAETAGKTATY